One segment of Yersinia kristensenii DNA contains the following:
- the xerC gene encoding tyrosine recombinase XerC, whose protein sequence is MTEFSASLAPQVEAFLRYLKVERQLSPLTIISYRRQLQALMEMGEQMGLAHWQTLDAAQVRSLVSRSKRAGLHSSSLALRLSALRSFLNWLVSQGVMQVNPAKGVSTPRSGRHLPKNIDVDEVDKLLDIDLNDPLAVRDRAMLEVMYGAGLRLSELVGMNCKHVDLASGEVWVMGKGSKERKVPIGKTAVKWLEHWLELRELFEPQDDAIFLANTGKRISARNVQKRFAEWGVKQGVSSHIHPHKLRHSFATHMLESSGDLRAVQELLGHANLTTTQIYTHLDFQHLATVYDAAHPRAKRGKS, encoded by the coding sequence ATGACCGAGTTTAGTGCTTCGCTTGCCCCGCAGGTTGAAGCCTTCCTGCGCTACCTCAAAGTTGAGCGCCAACTCAGCCCACTGACTATCATCAGTTATCGGCGTCAGCTGCAAGCGCTGATGGAAATGGGCGAGCAAATGGGCTTGGCACACTGGCAAACGCTGGATGCCGCTCAGGTGCGCTCCTTGGTTTCCCGCAGTAAACGCGCTGGTTTGCACTCATCCAGCCTGGCTTTGCGGCTCTCGGCTTTGCGCAGTTTCCTCAACTGGCTGGTCAGTCAGGGCGTCATGCAGGTCAATCCTGCCAAAGGGGTCAGTACCCCGCGCTCTGGCCGCCATCTGCCGAAAAATATTGATGTCGATGAAGTCGATAAACTGCTGGATATCGACTTGAATGATCCACTGGCCGTGCGTGACCGGGCGATGCTGGAAGTGATGTATGGCGCGGGTCTGCGTTTATCTGAACTGGTCGGAATGAACTGCAAACATGTGGATCTGGCGAGCGGTGAAGTGTGGGTGATGGGCAAGGGCAGCAAAGAGCGCAAAGTCCCTATTGGCAAGACGGCGGTCAAGTGGTTGGAGCATTGGCTGGAACTGCGTGAATTGTTTGAACCGCAAGATGACGCCATATTTTTAGCCAATACCGGCAAGCGAATTTCCGCGCGCAATGTACAAAAGCGCTTTGCCGAATGGGGGGTAAAACAAGGCGTTAGTAGCCATATTCACCCCCATAAATTGCGCCACTCTTTCGCCACCCACATGTTGGAATCCAGCGGCGACCTGCGCGCGGTGCAAGAATTACTGGGCCACGCCAATCTGACTACCACACAAATTTATACCCATCTTGACTTTCAACATCTGGCAACAGTGTATGATGCTGCTCATCCACGGGCCAAACGAGGCAAATCCTGA
- the lptM gene encoding LPS translocon maturation chaperone LptM, whose protein sequence is MKKKLYWPLTAMMVLTLAGCGLKGPLYFPPSEKPKVETAQQDSGQIDKNQQGVPGDSKPTQSIAGPQ, encoded by the coding sequence ATGAAAAAAAAATTATATTGGCCGCTTACCGCGATGATGGTGTTAACACTTGCCGGTTGTGGCCTGAAAGGCCCGTTATATTTCCCACCGTCAGAGAAGCCCAAAGTGGAAACGGCACAACAAGACAGCGGCCAGATCGATAAGAATCAGCAGGGTGTGCCGGGTGATTCAAAACCGACCCAGAGTATTGCTGGGCCACAGTGA
- the dapF gene encoding diaminopimelate epimerase yields the protein MQFSKMHGLGNDFMVVDAVTQNVYFSPELIRRLADRHTGVGFDQMLVVEPPYDPELDFHYRIFNADGSEVSQCGNGARCFARFVRLKGLTNKRDISVSTQTGRMILSVTEDELVCVNMGEPNFDPQAVPFRATKAEKTYIFRAAEHTVLCGVVSMGNPHCVMQVDDVSVANVALLGPVLESHERFPERANIGFMQVVSREHIRLRVYERGAGETQACGSGACAAVAVGIQQELLGEEVHVELPGGSLHISWKGPGHPLYMTGPATHVYDGFIHL from the coding sequence ATGCAGTTCTCCAAAATGCACGGTCTTGGCAATGATTTTATGGTTGTCGATGCAGTTACCCAAAATGTTTACTTTTCGCCGGAGTTAATCCGCCGATTAGCAGACCGGCACACTGGCGTGGGCTTTGATCAGATGTTGGTGGTTGAGCCGCCTTATGACCCCGAGCTGGATTTTCACTACCGCATTTTTAATGCCGATGGCAGCGAAGTCTCTCAGTGTGGCAATGGCGCGCGCTGTTTTGCCCGTTTTGTGCGGCTGAAAGGTCTGACCAACAAACGCGATATCAGTGTCAGTACCCAAACCGGCCGCATGATACTCAGTGTCACTGAGGATGAACTGGTTTGCGTCAATATGGGCGAGCCCAATTTTGATCCGCAAGCGGTCCCTTTCCGGGCAACTAAAGCGGAGAAAACCTACATTTTTCGCGCTGCGGAGCACACGGTATTGTGTGGCGTGGTCTCGATGGGCAATCCTCACTGTGTGATGCAAGTTGATGATGTTTCGGTTGCCAATGTTGCCTTGCTCGGCCCAGTATTAGAAAGCCATGAGCGCTTCCCTGAGCGGGCCAATATCGGTTTTATGCAGGTGGTGAGCCGCGAACATATCCGCTTGCGGGTGTATGAGCGCGGAGCCGGTGAGACTCAGGCCTGTGGTAGTGGGGCTTGTGCGGCCGTGGCGGTTGGCATTCAGCAAGAATTATTGGGTGAAGAGGTTCATGTTGAATTGCCGGGTGGCAGTTTGCATATCAGTTGGAAAGGGCCGGGTCACCCACTGTATATGACCGGGCCGGCCACTCATGTGTATGATGGCTTCATCCATCTTTAG
- a CDS encoding DUF484 domain-containing protein — protein MKSSEEQALAGIELDDDAVMQYLLQNPDFFIRNARLVEQMHIPHPVRGTVSLVEWQLGRQRHQISQLEEEITLLMEQAGLNEVLFNRLLQLQSNLAAASSLQDMLNRLQRWARDFGLAGANVRLFTDRWQTGAPSDFTHLGLSRHAFEPMRIQRLGNERHYLGSLNGPELLLLLPQAKQVGSVALSLLGKDGDLGVIIFSSRDTQHYQQGMGTVMLNQLSTLLPSLLERWIESV, from the coding sequence ATGAAAAGTTCTGAGGAGCAGGCGCTAGCGGGTATCGAGTTAGATGACGATGCCGTTATGCAGTATTTATTGCAAAATCCCGACTTCTTTATCCGCAATGCTCGTTTAGTTGAACAGATGCATATTCCCCATCCGGTGAGAGGCACGGTCTCGCTGGTGGAATGGCAGCTAGGGCGTCAGCGTCATCAGATAAGCCAGTTGGAAGAAGAGATTACGTTACTGATGGAGCAGGCGGGTCTGAATGAAGTGCTATTCAACCGCTTGCTGCAACTGCAAAGTAACCTCGCTGCTGCCAGTAGCTTGCAAGATATGCTCAATCGCTTGCAGCGCTGGGCCAGAGATTTCGGGCTGGCTGGGGCGAATGTCAGATTATTCACTGACCGCTGGCAAACTGGCGCGCCCTCTGATTTCACTCATTTGGGGCTATCTCGGCATGCTTTCGAGCCGATGCGCATTCAGCGGTTGGGTAATGAGCGCCATTATCTTGGCAGCTTAAACGGGCCGGAGTTGTTGCTGTTATTGCCTCAAGCGAAGCAAGTTGGGTCGGTGGCGTTATCATTGTTGGGTAAAGACGGCGATCTGGGGGTGATTATCTTCAGCAGCCGCGATACGCAGCATTACCAGCAAGGTATGGGCACTGTGATGCTTAATCAGTTATCCACATTACTGCCGAGCTTGCTGGAGCGCTGGATAGAGTCAGTATGA
- the cyaY gene encoding iron donor protein CyaY, giving the protein MNDSEFHQLADQLTLYIEETLDSFSGDSDIDYETNGGVMTLTFENGSKIIINRQEPLHQVWLATKAGGYHFDYREGHWYCSRSGEEFFTKLSEAATAQAGEVVSFS; this is encoded by the coding sequence ATGAACGACAGCGAGTTTCATCAGTTAGCCGATCAATTGACACTTTACATTGAAGAGACACTGGACAGTTTTAGCGGCGATAGCGATATTGATTATGAAACCAATGGTGGGGTGATGACCCTAACTTTCGAAAATGGCAGCAAAATTATTATCAACCGCCAAGAGCCGTTACATCAGGTATGGCTGGCGACTAAAGCAGGCGGTTACCATTTTGATTACCGCGAAGGGCACTGGTATTGTTCGCGCAGCGGCGAAGAATTCTTTACCAAACTGTCCGAAGCCGCTACCGCCCAAGCTGGCGAAGTCGTAAGTTTTAGCTAG